ATCAGGACGAGACGGATCAAGGTTGATGGCCTCGGTGTGGGTATCAATTGCCTTGTCTGCCTGACCGTCAGCGATCAGAATCAATCCAAGATTATTCCGGAATACGGGATTGCCAGGCTCAAGCGCGATCGCCTTGCCTACGGATCGAGCGGCCATTGTGAACTGACGCTCCTGAAACAGTGAAAGTCCATACAGGTGGTGAGCATGAGCATGGGAAGGCACTTTCTGAATGACTCGCTTGAGGATCTGCGCAGCTTTCCCGGGCTTACCAGATTGCAATAGATGGGCGGCCTGATCGATGGATTGTTCTGGATTCACGTACTCACCTGTCTTGATCTCTTGAGCGACGCCAAGAAAACAGATTCTGGGAACCCACACTCTGACTTGACGACAACCTGTGAGAGTATGCCCGATTCCAATACAGCTTGCGCACCGTGTTGACGTTGACGAATTGCCCACGACGCGAGCTCGCCGATTGTCGTAGAATGTGAGCCTGTGCCCGGGTGGTGAAATTGGTAGACACAGAAGACTTAAAATCTTCCGACCCTAAAACGGTCGTACCGGTTCGATTCCGGTCCCGGGCACCATGGCTTTCAAACACTTGATTTTATTGAGGTTTTTTAGTTAAATTTCAGTTTGATTGGCGTGAGTGATCCACTCAAAGCGAAGCCGGCTCAGCCGGTGATTTGATATAGGATTACCGCTGGATCCAAAATATTCGGTACACTCTTACCTATGGAATCAGGAAAAAAGTCTATTTCAACTCATAAGAAGCCAAGCCTTGCCTCGGTTCGTCGTGCCGTTGCTAGCTCTACTGCTGTTGAAACCGGACAGAACGTTCAAGCGCTCGAGCAAAAATTGAAAGATCCTACCAAGCGTCGTTTTATAAACATCAAGTTGGCTATGTAGTTGCCGTCGAACTCTAACGCATAGCTAACCTCACACATTTTTTCATCGGTTCATAGTTCATTGCTATGCCCTGGTGAATCGCACTAATGTAGCCATCTTTGTTGGCCTCCCAATAGCTGTAATCCAAGGGTTCAAGGCCAGCTTGCACAGCCATTACATCTGCCAATAAACGAGAGAGGCGACCGTTACCCTCCCGGATAGGGTGGATCAGTATCAGCTCCACGTGGGTCACAGCAATCGCTTCGACTAAATGTTCGCTGGACGAGCTAACGCATGGGGTCCAACGCTCAAGGCAATCTCTCTGAAATTGCGCCAACAATGTTGGAATTTGTCCTGCCGCAGCGAATGCAAAGCCCCCTTTGTACATGTTGACCGATCGCTCTTGTCCAGCCCAGTCATAAACGTTACCTAACCAACGTAGGTGCCAGGATTTGATATCTTCGATTGATAGAACACGATTTGGAAAATCTGTAAGAAGTATGCTTTCGTAGAGTTGGGCCAGTAATTCGAATTCCAGCTCATTCATCTCATCAAGAGAAACAATGCCGACCCTGTTGCGTAAAACCAAACCATGTGAACCAGGTTGAAACTCACCCTCATCACCATGAACTGTGTAGCGACTCATCCAAAATGCTCCGGCCGAGTTCTTAGGCATAAAAACGATTTGCATCATACGCGAACTCTGTTCGCTGATAGAAGCGGTAGCTGCACAAAGCCCTGACAGTGAAGTGGCACTGGCCACTGCATTAACTTGGGGATTGGATCAGACGGAGAAAAAGTCAGCTGCTTTTCCTGATTCGTACCCGCTCCATAAACATGGGGCTGGTCAACTTTCAGTCTGACTGATTAAATTCTGTGGATGAAGATTCCACGGCATCAAGGCCTCATAATCGTCGACATTCTGAGCCAGCGCCAGTCTGCGCAGGACGTAGCACAACCACAGGTAGGGTTCGTGTCCACAACCTTTGGCCGTCTCGACCAGGGAATAGATCAGAGCACTGGCGTGCGCACCAGCCTGGGTATCACTGAACAACCAGCCGGTGCCAAAGCCAGTGCGTTGCTTTATTCGCTCGTTGAGTCAGCCAAAGCCAACGGCAAAGAGCCTTATGCATGGTTGTGCTACATGCTCGAGCGATTGCCCCTGGCTCAGAACGCCGATGACTACGAAGCGTTGGCCGTGGAATATTCATGACGAGGATCTCGCCATGAATCTGGTCGCACGGGAATCATCGGCATAACAGACAGTGCGTTGACAAACAGTCAGCAACGAGTCCGGACGTAGTTTGACTTCTTCGAACGGGCTGTGCATTTGCTGCGCCCGTGTAAGCGCCTGAAGATCCGTAACTCCACGTCGCGCACAAACCCTGGTGCGGATCGTTTCTTCTTTGATGAGTTGCAGGTGGGTTCGCCATCCGGTCGGATCGTGCTGTGTCATGTGTCTGATGCTGAAAAATGTCAGCCACATGATCCCACCAGGCACGATCAACCCGCAATCATGGGGTCAATGGACTGGATACCATCAAACATCAACAGATCCTCATGAAACCGTCGGACATCCTGAACGCTAAGCGCAGCCTAATCCGGGCAACAGTCATGCGCTATCGCACAACTAACCCAAGAGTCTTTGGGTCGATGATGCACGGAACCGACAAGGAGGGAAGTGACATCGACTTGTTGGTTGATGCTTTGCCGGGCGCCACACTGTTTGATCTCGGTGGCCCACAGGACGAGTTAGAGACAGTGTTAAGTGCTCGAGTTGATCTTTTAACGCCAGCCGATTTGCCTGCCAAGTTCAGAGCGAAAGTACTCTCAAAAGCCCAACTGATATGAACCAAAACCGGCTGGGAGATTACCTCGAGCACATACAGCATGCGGCGTCTCAGACGTTTGTATCTTTATCGGGGGTCTGAGCAAAGACGACTTTATTGAGGACAAGCGAACGCAGCAGGCTGTGATCATGAGTCTGATCATCGTCGGAGAAGCCTCAACTAAAATTATGGATGGATTTCCTGAATTTGTTGCGCAGCACAATCAGGTGCCTTGGCGCAGCATGCGTGGAATGCGCAATCGCATTGCTCATGGATACTTCGATATCAATCTCGATGTGGTCTGGGATA
This sequence is a window from Orrella marina. Protein-coding genes within it:
- a CDS encoding Fic/DOC family protein, which produces MMQIVFMPKNSAGAFWMSRYTVHGDEGEFQPGSHGLVLRNRVGIVSLDEMNELEFELLAQLYESILLTDFPNRVLSIEDIKSWHLRWLGNVYDWAGQERSVNMYKGGFAFAAAGQIPTLLAQFQRDCLERWTPCVSSSSEHLVEAIAVTHVELILIHPIREGNGRLSRLLADVMAVQAGLEPLDYSYWEANKDGYISAIHQGIAMNYEPMKKCVRLAMR
- a CDS encoding nucleotidyltransferase family protein — translated: MKPSDILNAKRSLIRATVMRYRTTNPRVFGSMMHGTDKEGSDIDLLVDALPGATLFDLGGPQDELETVLSARVDLLTPADLPAKFRAKVLSKAQLI
- a CDS encoding HepT-like ribonuclease domain-containing protein, which produces MEDKRTQQAVIMSLIIVGEASTKIMDGFPEFVAQHNQVPWRSMRGMRNRIAHGYFDINLDVVWDTVQMALPDLIEDIRRLRQEPC